A single window of Herpetosiphon gulosus DNA harbors:
- a CDS encoding carbohydrate ABC transporter permease — protein MRIQRFFSRSFVHFAVITIAFLWTLPTVGVLVSSLRPENDVKTSGWWNALKHPFEESVWTFKNYSDVINANGIDEAFVNTLVVTIPATILPITVAAFAAYAFAWMKFPGRDWLFAMVIGLMVVPLQVALIPILRLYTATGIAGTFLGLWLAHTGFGLPLAIYLLYNYISQLPADLIESAKIDGASDFTAFMKIVLPLSTPAIASFAIFQFLWIWNDLLVSLVFLGTNKVLTVKLSELTGSLGNKWHLLTAGAFVSMVVPLAVFFALQRYFVRGLLAGSVKG, from the coding sequence ATGCGTATCCAACGTTTTTTCTCACGTTCATTTGTTCACTTCGCAGTTATTACGATTGCCTTTCTCTGGACGTTGCCAACCGTCGGAGTGTTAGTTAGCTCGCTCCGACCCGAAAACGATGTCAAAACCTCGGGCTGGTGGAATGCGCTCAAACATCCATTCGAAGAATCGGTTTGGACGTTCAAAAACTATTCGGATGTGATCAATGCCAACGGCATTGACGAAGCTTTTGTCAATACCTTGGTCGTAACAATTCCGGCCACGATTCTGCCAATTACCGTGGCGGCCTTTGCTGCTTATGCCTTTGCATGGATGAAATTTCCAGGCCGCGATTGGCTGTTTGCCATGGTGATTGGCTTAATGGTTGTGCCCTTGCAAGTGGCCTTGATCCCAATTTTGCGCTTGTATACCGCGACGGGGATCGCCGGAACCTTCCTTGGATTATGGCTGGCGCATACGGGTTTTGGCTTGCCGCTGGCGATTTATCTGCTCTACAACTATATTTCGCAACTCCCCGCCGATTTGATTGAATCGGCCAAAATCGATGGTGCTTCCGATTTCACCGCCTTTATGAAAATTGTACTGCCTCTTTCGACCCCCGCAATCGCCTCGTTTGCGATCTTCCAATTCCTTTGGATTTGGAATGACCTGCTGGTTTCGTTGGTGTTCTTGGGCACAAATAAAGTGTTGACGGTCAAACTTTCTGAATTAACTGGCTCGCTCGGCAATAAATGGCACTTGCTAACCGCTGGCGCGTTTGTCTCGATGGTCGTGCCGTTGGCGGTGTTCTTTGCCCTGCAGCGCTATTTCGTGCGTGGTTTGCTAGCCGGTTCAGTCAAGGGATAA
- a CDS encoding sugar ABC transporter permease translates to MSSQPQTGTQPLSGNNVGIVRMLLVPLALIISILVGRWSLGVMKDAEAPRLLVVGVALLVGVFGIWIAYWLCNELLNLIPSETLREKIRPIIFVGPALALLIIYLVYPTVMTAYYSVLDKNSEAFVGLDNFVFAFKNRTIQIALRNNLYWIVGVTTFSVVGGLIMAVLFDKVRYESVAKSMIFMPMIISFVGAGVIWRFMYASNPPGVGLLNAFISNFDYKPVAWLINKSVNNISLIVIMIWLQTGFCLVILSAALKAIPADIIDAARVDGASELDIFWRIIIPSLKTTILTVVTTVVIAVLKVFDIVFVMTNGNYETEVIANRMFTEFFRNQNYGLSSALTMILVIAVLPVMIINVRNARRQRG, encoded by the coding sequence ATGTCATCACAACCACAAACAGGCACGCAGCCGCTCTCAGGCAATAACGTCGGGATAGTGCGCATGCTGCTTGTGCCTCTCGCATTAATTATTTCAATCTTGGTCGGGCGTTGGAGCCTTGGCGTTATGAAAGATGCCGAAGCGCCACGGTTGTTGGTGGTTGGGGTGGCCTTGCTCGTCGGGGTCTTTGGCATCTGGATTGCCTACTGGCTCTGTAACGAGTTGCTCAATCTGATTCCTTCTGAGACGCTGCGCGAGAAGATTCGCCCAATAATTTTTGTTGGCCCGGCACTGGCGCTGCTAATTATCTACTTGGTTTACCCAACCGTGATGACGGCCTACTATAGTGTGCTCGATAAAAATAGCGAGGCCTTTGTTGGCCTTGATAATTTTGTCTTTGCCTTCAAAAATCGCACCATCCAAATTGCGCTGCGCAATAATCTCTATTGGATTGTTGGCGTAACTACATTTAGCGTAGTTGGTGGCTTGATTATGGCGGTGCTGTTCGATAAAGTGCGCTATGAATCAGTTGCCAAATCGATGATCTTCATGCCGATGATTATTTCGTTCGTCGGCGCAGGCGTGATTTGGCGCTTTATGTATGCCAGCAACCCGCCAGGTGTGGGCTTGTTGAATGCCTTTATCAGCAATTTCGACTACAAACCTGTTGCATGGCTGATTAATAAGAGCGTCAATAATATCTCGTTGATCGTGATTATGATTTGGCTGCAAACAGGCTTTTGTCTGGTGATTCTCTCGGCGGCGCTCAAGGCGATTCCTGCCGATATTATCGATGCAGCCCGGGTAGACGGCGCAAGTGAGCTAGATATCTTCTGGCGGATTATCATTCCTTCGCTCAAAACCACGATTTTGACCGTGGTAACGACGGTTGTGATCGCAGTGTTGAAGGTGTTCGACATTGTGTTTGTGATGACCAACGGCAACTACGAAACCGAAGTGATCGCCAACCGCATGTTTACCGAGTTCTTCCGCAACCAAAACTATGGCCTTAGTAGCGCCTTGACCATGATTTTGGTGATCGCCGTGCTGCCAGTGATGATTATTAATGTGCGGAACGCCCGCCGTCAGCGAGGGTAA
- a CDS encoding ABC transporter substrate-binding protein, with amino-acid sequence MKHRSFLLLLLISMLIAACGGSTTPTTAPTADTAAQATTAPAATEALAATEAPAATEAPAATKTTDSTGSVPAVNPNYAELVRAEAGEFKGTKVSIFGLWVEAEDTAFNQTLAAFEARTGIDVQYEGSKDFETLIPVRAEGGNAPDIAGFSQPGLMATLARKNKLVDISSFIKPEDLQKDYIQSWIDLGSVDNTLYGVFFRASTKSIVWYPVPAFEEAGYTIPETWDELTALSDKMVADGNTPWCIGLEHGNVTGWVATDWMEDIMLRTAGAETYDKWVSHEIPFTDPSVKNAAEVMGKIWFNETYVAGGREGILTTTVADTQTPMFNADKPGCWLHRQAGWIPSFFPEGKKAGTDSNFFYLPPIDPAQGKPVLGGGDVFAMFNDRPEVRAVLQYLASPESAKGWVEAGGFISPNKSVDLAWYGNDIDRRQAEIIKEATVFRFDASDLMPAEVGVGTFWKGMVDYVNNTEIDTVLQTIEESWPQN; translated from the coding sequence ATGAAACATCGCAGTTTCCTGTTGTTACTGCTGATCAGCATGCTGATCGCCGCTTGTGGTGGTAGCACAACACCTACGACCGCACCAACCGCTGACACTGCTGCTCAAGCCACCACGGCTCCAGCCGCAACCGAAGCACTAGCCGCGACCGAAGCGCCCGCCGCGACCGAAGCACCAGCCGCAACCAAAACTACAGATAGCACTGGCAGCGTCCCAGCAGTCAACCCAAACTATGCCGAATTAGTCCGCGCCGAAGCTGGCGAATTCAAAGGCACCAAAGTTAGCATTTTCGGTTTGTGGGTTGAAGCAGAAGACACGGCTTTCAATCAAACCTTGGCTGCCTTCGAAGCCCGCACTGGCATCGATGTTCAGTACGAAGGCTCGAAAGATTTCGAAACCTTGATTCCGGTTCGCGCCGAAGGTGGCAACGCCCCTGACATCGCTGGTTTCTCACAACCAGGCTTGATGGCAACCTTGGCTCGCAAGAACAAGTTGGTCGATATCTCAAGCTTTATCAAACCAGAAGACTTGCAAAAAGATTACATCCAGTCATGGATCGATCTTGGCTCAGTTGATAACACCCTTTACGGTGTCTTCTTCCGCGCCAGCACCAAGAGCATCGTCTGGTATCCAGTTCCAGCCTTCGAAGAAGCTGGCTACACCATTCCAGAAACCTGGGATGAATTGACCGCTTTGAGCGACAAGATGGTTGCTGATGGCAACACTCCATGGTGTATCGGCTTGGAACACGGCAACGTGACCGGCTGGGTTGCTACCGACTGGATGGAAGACATCATGTTGCGCACCGCTGGCGCTGAAACCTACGACAAGTGGGTTAGCCACGAAATTCCTTTCACCGACCCAAGCGTCAAGAACGCCGCTGAAGTGATGGGCAAAATCTGGTTCAACGAAACCTACGTTGCTGGTGGCCGTGAAGGTATCTTGACCACCACCGTGGCTGATACCCAAACCCCCATGTTCAATGCCGATAAACCAGGCTGCTGGTTGCACCGCCAAGCTGGCTGGATTCCATCATTCTTCCCTGAAGGCAAGAAAGCTGGCACCGACAGCAACTTCTTCTACTTGCCACCAATTGATCCAGCACAAGGCAAGCCTGTCTTGGGTGGCGGCGACGTGTTCGCAATGTTCAACGACCGCCCCGAAGTTCGCGCCGTGTTGCAATACTTGGCTAGCCCAGAATCAGCCAAAGGCTGGGTCGAAGCTGGTGGCTTTATCTCACCAAACAAGAGTGTAGATTTGGCTTGGTATGGTAACGACATCGACCGCCGCCAAGCTGAAATCATCAAGGAAGCTACCGTATTCCGCTTCGATGCTTCCGACTTGATGCCAGCCGAAGTGGGCGTAGGTACCTTCTGGAAAGGTATGGTCGATTACGTGAACAACACCGAAATCGACACTGTATTGCAAACCATCGAAGAAAGCTGGCCACAAAACTAA
- a CDS encoding ROK family protein, protein MQGLPKKASREQSKLHNYRLVFKAIYDGGAISRVDVARLTNLTPTTVSSNVAILLEEELVQEVGLAPSGGGKPATLLSVLDDGRHLIGLDVAGHELRGTIINLRGAIRQRQTLALNGGNVLEQLYQLIDQLLANTHSPVLGIGIGAPGVINTTAGIVQQAVNLGWHNLALRDLLGKRYGLPVYLANDSHVTAIAEHTFGSQRNAANLVVINVGHGIGAGIFINGRIVGGDAWGAGEIGHVVVQPHGTLCRCGHYGCLETVASTSALLTKLDATQPQSEPWTIAAVQAALAANDPTVRALVDEAAYYLGIAIANVVGLLNAQSIILAGSLAQLGNDLLQPLRRSLAQHALQTLVAATDVQVSTLGSDIVTLGAAALLLANELGIVRD, encoded by the coding sequence ATGCAGGGACTGCCCAAGAAAGCCAGTCGGGAGCAAAGCAAGCTTCACAACTACCGACTTGTCTTCAAAGCCATCTACGACGGTGGCGCGATTAGTCGGGTGGATGTAGCACGCTTAACCAACCTCACGCCAACCACGGTTTCGAGTAACGTCGCGATCCTACTCGAAGAAGAATTGGTGCAAGAAGTCGGGTTAGCGCCCTCTGGTGGTGGAAAGCCAGCGACATTGCTGAGCGTATTGGATGATGGTCGCCACTTGATCGGTTTGGATGTTGCGGGACACGAACTGCGGGGCACGATCATCAACTTACGTGGGGCAATTCGCCAACGCCAAACGCTCGCGCTGAATGGGGGCAATGTTCTCGAACAATTGTATCAACTGATTGATCAATTGCTAGCGAACACCCACAGCCCAGTTCTCGGAATTGGCATCGGCGCACCAGGGGTGATTAACACCACCGCTGGCATTGTTCAACAAGCGGTCAACCTTGGTTGGCACAATCTCGCACTGCGCGATTTGTTGGGCAAGCGTTATGGGTTACCGGTCTATTTGGCCAACGATAGTCATGTGACGGCGATTGCTGAACACACGTTTGGCAGCCAGCGCAACGCAGCTAACCTCGTGGTGATCAACGTTGGGCATGGCATCGGCGCAGGCATTTTTATCAATGGTCGAATTGTTGGTGGTGATGCTTGGGGAGCGGGTGAAATCGGTCACGTCGTGGTTCAACCTCATGGAACTCTCTGCCGTTGTGGCCATTATGGCTGCCTCGAAACGGTTGCCAGCACAAGTGCGTTGCTAACAAAACTTGATGCAACCCAACCACAATCGGAGCCATGGACGATTGCCGCAGTCCAAGCGGCTTTAGCCGCCAACGACCCGACTGTCCGAGCTTTGGTTGACGAAGCCGCCTACTATCTTGGTATCGCCATTGCGAATGTAGTGGGTTTGCTCAACGCTCAATCAATTATCCTCGCTGGGTCGCTGGCCCAACTTGGCAATGATTTACTCCAACCGTTACGCCGTTCGCTAGCACAACACGCTTTGCAGACTTTGGTCGCCGCCACCGATGTGCAAGTGAGCACCCTCGGCAGCGATATCGTTACCCTAGGTGCAGCAGCTCTGTTACTAGCCAATGAGCTAGGCATTGTTCGGGATTAA
- a CDS encoding ROK family protein, with product MDQRQRRNANGWRLGVDVGGTKIATLLVDGDNRVWASVQRPTDTQTPDHALQSLADTIWETLKQADLPIRLLAGIGIGIPGQVDTQSGIVRHAVNLGWQAVDLRGFINATFGTACVIENDVRAAALGIQRYWLAGSIDSILYVSIGTGIAAGMILDGTVYRGSHGMAGEIGHARFGSSTIRCRCGNYGCLEAIVAGPAIANYAHSLLSTFPHSQLHQLDSITTPAVYAAAEAGDDLALAVAHMVGEQLAQALYTMVLAYDCDHIVLGGGVSRAGSAFFAPIEQALNVLRQQSSLATSLLPTGRVKLLDRDFAAGAWGGIALLDSQALARVAQTQLA from the coding sequence GTGGATCAACGACAGCGCCGGAACGCCAATGGCTGGCGACTGGGAGTCGATGTAGGGGGAACGAAAATTGCCACCCTACTTGTCGATGGCGATAATCGGGTTTGGGCCAGCGTTCAACGCCCAACCGATACCCAAACTCCCGACCATGCCCTCCAATCTCTTGCTGACACGATTTGGGAAACCTTGAAACAAGCCGACCTGCCCATTCGGCTCCTTGCGGGCATTGGGATTGGCATTCCAGGCCAAGTCGATACGCAGAGCGGGATTGTCCGGCACGCCGTCAATCTTGGCTGGCAAGCAGTTGATCTGCGTGGATTCATCAACGCAACCTTTGGCACGGCCTGTGTGATTGAAAACGATGTTCGAGCAGCAGCACTTGGCATTCAACGCTATTGGTTGGCTGGTTCGATCGATTCGATTTTATATGTTAGTATAGGCACTGGCATAGCCGCTGGCATGATTCTTGATGGTACTGTCTATCGTGGTAGTCACGGGATGGCGGGCGAAATCGGTCATGCACGTTTCGGATCATCAACAATTCGCTGTCGCTGTGGCAATTATGGCTGTCTTGAAGCCATCGTTGCTGGGCCAGCAATTGCCAACTATGCACACTCTCTGCTCTCAACATTCCCGCATAGCCAACTCCATCAGCTTGATTCGATAACCACTCCAGCAGTTTACGCCGCTGCTGAAGCTGGCGATGATTTAGCGTTGGCAGTTGCCCACATGGTTGGCGAACAACTTGCTCAAGCCCTCTATACCATGGTGCTTGCCTACGATTGCGACCATATTGTGCTCGGAGGCGGTGTTAGCCGCGCAGGCTCAGCCTTCTTCGCACCAATCGAACAAGCACTTAATGTCTTACGTCAGCAAAGTTCTCTAGCAACATCATTACTTCCGACAGGGCGAGTTAAGCTCTTAGATCGTGATTTTGCTGCTGGTGCATGGGGCGGAATCGCCTTGCTCGATAGCCAAGCGTTGGCGCGGGTTGCGCAAACGCAACTGGCATAA
- a CDS encoding glycoside hydrolase family 20 zincin-like fold domain-containing protein, whose protein sequence is MQLLPKPKSLQLAEGSYALPKIWQISLPTQLDQRVAASLAALGEYQIVEQAANLVLKLDSSIAHADGYRLQIAADGVQIIAQTAAGLFYGLQTLRQIQQQSAEQLSYLLIDDVPDFVVRGFMLDISRDKVPTIATLYALIDELASWKINQIQLYIEHTFAYQNHPTVWADASPLTAEEVRALDDFCLERFIELVPNQNCFGHMRRWLTKPAYRDLAECPDGCDTGDPDWGYFEEPFTLAPEHPGSIELVRSMLDELLPNFRTRTLNVGCDETVELGLGASAVAVAERGKGRVYLEFLQKLYHEAHSRGYVMQFWSDIILHYPELVSELPRDAEVLIWGYESHHPFEEQAATIAKAGLPFYVCPGTSSWNTIAGRTTNALENIASAAKHGLNHGAKGFLMTDWGDNGHWQPLVTSYLGLAIGAARAWNALAELDVVALLDTVVFADNNKVLGNLVYQLGDVYRAVPPLLHNTSSLFRILQANPAVIAELNLDCEDLHNADEILLQLRNDLQTTKPQRADGELCQVELAWAIDLLRHAVQRGLWVLDQQPSEVASKLQPEIDALIERFQQVWLSRNRPGGLQDSLKHFASLRDSYGEVRYA, encoded by the coding sequence ATGCAATTATTACCAAAACCAAAAAGCCTTCAGCTTGCTGAGGGAAGCTATGCTTTACCCAAAATCTGGCAAATTAGCCTACCAACCCAGCTTGATCAACGGGTTGCAGCCAGTTTGGCTGCACTTGGCGAATATCAAATAGTTGAGCAAGCCGCCAATTTGGTGCTAAAGCTTGATTCAAGCATTGCTCACGCCGATGGTTATCGTTTGCAAATTGCTGCTGATGGTGTGCAAATTATTGCCCAAACTGCGGCTGGCCTATTTTATGGCCTGCAAACGCTGCGCCAAATTCAACAACAATCAGCCGAGCAATTATCCTATCTATTAATTGATGATGTGCCTGATTTTGTGGTACGTGGCTTTATGCTCGATATTAGCCGCGATAAAGTGCCAACCATTGCCACACTCTATGCGCTAATCGACGAATTGGCTAGCTGGAAAATCAACCAAATTCAACTCTACATCGAGCATACCTTTGCCTACCAAAACCACCCCACGGTTTGGGCTGATGCTTCGCCGCTGACCGCCGAGGAAGTACGGGCGCTCGATGATTTCTGTCTTGAGCGCTTTATCGAATTAGTGCCCAACCAAAATTGTTTTGGTCATATGCGCCGTTGGCTGACCAAACCTGCTTATCGTGATTTGGCCGAGTGCCCCGATGGCTGCGATACTGGCGACCCCGATTGGGGCTATTTCGAAGAACCCTTCACCTTGGCTCCCGAACACCCTGGTAGCATCGAATTGGTGCGTAGCATGCTCGACGAACTGTTGCCCAACTTCCGCACTCGCACGCTCAACGTCGGCTGCGACGAAACGGTTGAATTAGGTTTGGGGGCGAGTGCGGTGGCGGTTGCTGAGCGCGGCAAAGGTCGGGTTTATCTCGAATTTTTGCAAAAACTCTACCACGAAGCCCATTCACGCGGCTATGTGATGCAATTCTGGAGCGATATCATTTTGCATTATCCAGAGTTGGTCAGCGAATTGCCACGCGATGCCGAGGTGCTGATTTGGGGCTACGAGTCGCATCATCCCTTTGAAGAACAAGCCGCCACAATTGCCAAAGCTGGCTTGCCCTTCTACGTTTGCCCAGGCACTTCAAGCTGGAATACAATTGCAGGCCGTACCACCAATGCCTTGGAAAATATCGCTAGCGCCGCCAAACATGGCTTGAACCACGGAGCAAAAGGCTTTTTGATGACCGATTGGGGCGATAATGGTCACTGGCAACCGTTAGTCACCAGCTATCTCGGCTTGGCGATCGGTGCTGCCCGCGCTTGGAACGCCCTCGCTGAGCTTGATGTGGTTGCGTTGCTCGATACGGTGGTTTTTGCTGATAACAATAAGGTTTTGGGCAATTTAGTTTATCAATTGGGCGATGTCTATCGTGCGGTGCCGCCGTTGTTGCACAATACCTCATCGTTATTCCGCATTTTACAGGCCAACCCCGCAGTGATTGCCGAATTAAACCTTGATTGTGAAGATTTACATAATGCCGACGAGATTTTGCTGCAACTGCGCAATGATTTGCAAACCACCAAACCGCAACGCGCTGATGGTGAGCTTTGCCAAGTGGAGTTAGCTTGGGCGATCGATTTGCTGCGCCATGCAGTGCAGCGCGGTTTGTGGGTGCTTGATCAACAGCCAAGCGAGGTTGCCAGTAAATTGCAACCAGAAATTGATGCACTGATCGAGCGTTTCCAACAAGTTTGGCTGAGCCGCAATCGCCCAGGTGGCTTGCAAGATAGCTTGAAACATTTTGCAAGCTTGCGCGATAGCTATGGCGAGGTGCGTTATGCCTGA
- a CDS encoding M14 family zinc carboxypeptidase, whose translation MDRLRHRWSLIGTILALIGLWSSLVVISLPQRTQAQPVVEEQRIVARIEAKDRTDSLALSARGLDLLEMRDKHDLFALITPSELAKLQQDGFTAEVDQEQTRLLQEPSIMPVQGGFRTVEEGYALLDQWHASYPNLTELFTYGTSWDKVTAGGPAGYDLRGITLTNSLIPGPKPTFFLMSAIHAREMSTAELTLRYTEYLLSRYETDPDVHWLLDEHTIVIVPFVNPDGRKIAEQSLSQRKNRNTVDTSSCSGVNIGIDLNRNSSFHWGEVDSPNGDRCGATWPGVSAASEPEVATLQQWIRGVFADQRGPSDTDPAPDSTTGVYISIHSYSDLVLWPYGHSAQLAPNDADLRGLGKKFASYNGYTPQKSDELYPTSGTTDDWAYGELGVAAYTFEIGPESGTCSGFFPAFTCLDGQAPGNFWGRNLPAFLYASKVARTPYLLQRGPDALNVTTQSSSNGYKLMATINDVNNGNQTIAAAEAYVDTPPWRSGATAISLSATDGSFNSIQEAVNATIPQNLSAGRHLVYFRGRDAAGNWGPVSAQWLDVAPQGLVGFVRASDNNQPLANATIVATTGTFTSTTTSGTDGSYRLELPVGSYTLKASGVGLTPASYNLTVSSNTFTTQDISLAQLAVLTTSPSPLTFNVTSGSQDRTLVVGNAGGTSLNAAISLAPTGYEVKSSDDAGGPSYNWNDISSTGTRLSLGDDTCSVVNLPSSFNYYGTAYSKLIVNSNGFVSPTNATTCSSTGTSTNGVVPSTSTPNNVIAALWDDLDPENLTGTNGVFTYNDSANNQFIVEFSGVPHWASGGNFSPEDFQFVLNLTTGDVTLNYQNIDTQNSVSVGIEDSTGANGYQWVYNSTGRLHDNLTIQFAAYAGSAPWLSWIPSNIDVAARGSANVQVTANATGLANGTYRTRLRVNAGANTINGDQTVPVIFTIGSSTVHDVAVSAPQAALSGLVGSTITYTLSVTNTGNVSDSFNLSLSGNTWPTTLSQTSVNLAAGASTTIQVSVAIPANAAANSTDNVTVTAMSAADSSATNSISLVSTANSIPVSQYKVFMPYIVK comes from the coding sequence ATGGACCGTCTGAGGCATCGTTGGTCGTTAATTGGGACAATCCTAGCGTTGATTGGCTTGTGGAGTAGCTTGGTGGTGATTTCGCTGCCCCAACGTACCCAAGCCCAGCCTGTGGTCGAAGAACAACGAATTGTGGCGCGGATTGAGGCCAAAGATCGCACTGATTCGCTGGCACTTAGTGCGCGTGGCCTTGATTTGTTGGAGATGCGTGATAAGCACGATTTGTTTGCCCTGATTACACCAAGCGAATTGGCCAAATTGCAACAAGATGGCTTTACTGCTGAGGTCGATCAAGAGCAAACTCGTTTGTTGCAAGAACCGTCAATCATGCCAGTCCAAGGTGGATTTCGCACGGTTGAAGAAGGCTATGCCTTGCTTGATCAATGGCATGCGAGCTATCCCAACCTAACGGAATTGTTCACCTATGGAACTTCATGGGATAAAGTGACCGCTGGTGGGCCAGCAGGCTACGATTTACGTGGCATCACGCTGACCAATTCGTTGATTCCTGGGCCAAAGCCAACCTTCTTTTTAATGTCGGCGATTCATGCTCGTGAAATGTCAACCGCTGAATTGACCTTGCGTTATACCGAGTATTTGCTTTCGCGCTACGAAACCGACCCTGATGTGCATTGGTTGCTTGATGAACACACAATTGTGATTGTGCCTTTTGTCAATCCCGATGGGCGCAAAATTGCCGAGCAAAGCTTATCGCAACGTAAAAACCGTAATACGGTTGATACTTCAAGTTGTAGCGGCGTGAATATTGGGATCGACCTCAACCGCAACTCATCATTCCATTGGGGCGAAGTTGATAGCCCGAATGGTGATCGTTGTGGTGCAACATGGCCTGGCGTTTCAGCTGCTTCAGAGCCAGAAGTTGCCACCCTACAACAATGGATTCGCGGTGTATTTGCTGATCAACGTGGGCCAAGTGATACTGATCCTGCTCCAGATAGCACAACTGGGGTCTATATCTCAATTCACTCATATAGCGATTTGGTCTTGTGGCCCTATGGTCACTCAGCTCAACTTGCGCCAAACGATGCCGATTTGCGTGGTTTGGGCAAGAAATTCGCTAGTTACAATGGCTACACACCGCAAAAATCCGACGAGTTGTATCCAACCAGCGGCACAACCGACGATTGGGCCTATGGTGAGTTAGGGGTAGCGGCCTATACCTTCGAAATTGGGCCGGAATCAGGCACATGTAGCGGCTTCTTCCCAGCCTTTACCTGTTTGGATGGCCAAGCGCCTGGTAATTTCTGGGGTCGCAACTTGCCAGCTTTCTTGTATGCCTCGAAAGTTGCACGCACGCCGTATTTGCTGCAACGTGGCCCAGATGCTTTGAATGTAACCACCCAATCGTCCAGCAATGGTTACAAATTGATGGCAACGATTAATGATGTAAACAATGGCAACCAAACAATTGCTGCTGCCGAAGCCTATGTTGATACGCCACCATGGCGATCTGGAGCAACCGCAATTAGCCTGAGCGCAACCGATGGCAGCTTCAATAGCATCCAAGAAGCGGTTAATGCAACCATTCCCCAAAACTTAAGTGCTGGTCGCCACTTGGTCTACTTCCGTGGGCGCGATGCTGCGGGCAATTGGGGGCCAGTCAGCGCTCAATGGCTTGATGTTGCACCACAAGGCTTGGTTGGGTTTGTCCGAGCAAGCGATAATAATCAGCCGCTTGCCAATGCGACGATTGTCGCCACAACAGGCACATTTACCAGTACGACGACCAGCGGCACTGATGGCAGCTATCGTTTGGAATTGCCAGTTGGTAGCTACACGCTCAAGGCAAGCGGTGTTGGCTTGACTCCTGCAAGCTACAACCTGACTGTTAGCAGCAATACGTTTACAACTCAAGATATTAGTTTGGCGCAGTTGGCAGTCTTGACGACCTCGCCCAGCCCATTGACATTCAACGTGACCAGTGGCAGCCAAGATCGCACCTTGGTAGTGGGCAACGCTGGTGGTACAAGTTTGAATGCAGCCATCTCACTCGCGCCAACTGGCTATGAAGTTAAGAGCAGTGACGATGCTGGTGGCCCAAGCTATAACTGGAACGATATCAGTAGCACCGGCACACGCCTCAGTTTGGGCGATGATACCTGTTCGGTGGTGAACTTGCCAAGCAGCTTCAATTACTATGGCACTGCCTATAGCAAATTGATTGTGAACAGTAATGGCTTCGTTAGCCCAACCAACGCTACCACCTGTAGCTCAACTGGTACATCCACCAATGGAGTTGTGCCAAGCACTTCAACTCCCAACAACGTGATTGCAGCCTTATGGGACGACCTTGATCCAGAGAACTTGACGGGCACAAATGGGGTCTTTACCTATAACGATAGTGCCAACAATCAATTTATTGTTGAATTTAGTGGCGTGCCACACTGGGCCAGTGGTGGCAACTTTAGCCCCGAAGATTTTCAATTTGTGCTGAATCTAACGACTGGCGATGTTACGCTCAATTATCAGAACATTGATACCCAAAATAGCGTTAGCGTGGGCATCGAAGATAGCACTGGGGCCAATGGCTATCAGTGGGTCTATAACAGCACTGGCCGTTTGCACGATAATTTGACAATTCAATTTGCGGCCTATGCTGGCAGTGCGCCATGGCTCAGTTGGATACCCAGCAATATTGATGTAGCAGCGCGTGGTTCAGCAAATGTGCAAGTTACTGCCAATGCTACAGGCCTGGCCAATGGCACCTATCGTACTCGCTTGCGGGTTAACGCGGGAGCCAACACGATCAACGGCGACCAAACGGTTCCGGTCATTTTCACGATTGGTAGCTCGACCGTCCACGATGTTGCAGTCAGTGCGCCTCAAGCTGCTTTGAGCGGTTTGGTAGGTTCAACCATTACCTACACGCTGAGTGTTACCAACACTGGCAATGTCAGCGATAGCTTTAACCTGAGCTTGAGTGGCAACACCTGGCCAACCACCTTGAGCCAAACTAGCGTTAATTTGGCGGCTGGGGCAAGCACTACGATTCAAGTTTCAGTGGCAATTCCGGCCAACGCTGCTGCCAATAGCACCGATAACGTGACTGTTACGGCAATGTCGGCTGCCGATAGTAGTGCAACCAACAGCATCAGCTTGGTTTCAACCGCTAATAGCATTCCAGTCAGTCAATATAAGGTATTTATGCCGTATATTGTGAAGTAG